CCGATTATTCGCGTCGCGGCATTTTCGATGGCATCGGCATCAGATTGCCGACCATATGCGTGCGCCCCGGCGCTCCGAACAAGGCCGCTTCCGGCTTCTTCTCCAACATCCTGCGCGAACCGCTTGTCGGCAGGCAAGCCATTCTGCCGGTCAGCGATACCGTGCGGCACTGGTTCGCGAGCCCGCGCTCGGCGGTCGGCTTCTTCGTACACGCCGCAACGCTCGACACCGCGAAGGTCGGGCCGCGGCGCAATCTCACCATGCCCGGGCTTTCGGCGCTCGTTTCCGATGAGATCGACGCCCTGCGCCGCGTCGGCGGCGACAAGGCGGTTGCGCTCATCCGCCGGGAGCCCGATCCGGTGATCGAACGCATCGTTTCCGGCTGGGCGACCCAATTCGACGCCAAGCGCGCGAGCAATCTCGGCTTCAAGGCAGAACAGAGCTTTGACGAGATCCTGCGGGCGCATATCGAAGACGAACTCGACGGGAGGGTCGCATGACGGAGGTGTCAGCGCACATGCAGAACGCAATCGCCTTGGTGACAGGCGGCGGCACGGGTATCGGCCGCGCCATCGCCAAGGCACTCGGCTCGGCCGGCTTCAAGGTCGTCATCTCGGGCCGTCGGGCCGACGTTCTGGAAAAAGCCGCCCGCGAGCTCACCGAGGAAACCGGGGCGGAATTTCTTGCCGTTACGGCCGATGTCAGCGACCCCAACTCGGTCCGCAGCCTCTTCGATGCCATTGCCGGCCACTTTGGCCGCCTTGACCTTCTGATCAACAATGCCGGCATGGGCCTGCCGGCCGTGCCGATGGAAGAGCTGAGCTTCGAGCAATGGAGTGCCATTCTCGGCGCGAACCTGACCGGCGCATTCCTCTGCACGCAGCAGGCCTTCCGGCTGATGAAAGCTCAGGTGCCCCAAGGCGGCCGCATCATCAACAATGGCTCGATCTCGGCCACCACGCCACGGCCGCATTCCGCGCCCTATACCGCGACGAAGCACGCGATCACCGGCCTGACAAAATCGACTGCCCTCGATGGCCGTCCTTTCGACATTGCCTGCGGCCAGATCGATATCGGCAATGCCGCCACCGACATGACGGCGCGGATGAGCGCCGGCGTGCTGCAGGCAAATGGCGAGACCGCAGCCGAACCGACGATCTCGGCGGAGCATATCGCACGCGCCGTCGTCTACATGGCCACGCTGCCGCTGGATGCCAACGTTCTCTCCATGACCGTCATGGCAACGAAAATGCCGCTCGTCGGCAGAGGATAACAAGCAATCGGCAGTGTCGAGGGCACGACGCTGCCGATTGTATGGATGGCGTACGCGCTAGATGGCCGGGCGCGCCGAAGGCTTGATTTGCCTTCGTTCGATCAGGCCACCGACACTGAAGATCAGCACCTCGATCTCCGTGTCGATCTTGTCTCCATCAAGCAGCCTGACGACATCGTCAATGCCGGATACCGCCTGGCCGTCGATGGCAAGCAGGTAGT
Above is a window of Rhizobium sp. CCGE531 DNA encoding:
- a CDS encoding SDR family oxidoreductase: MTEVSAHMQNAIALVTGGGTGIGRAIAKALGSAGFKVVISGRRADVLEKAARELTEETGAEFLAVTADVSDPNSVRSLFDAIAGHFGRLDLLINNAGMGLPAVPMEELSFEQWSAILGANLTGAFLCTQQAFRLMKAQVPQGGRIINNGSISATTPRPHSAPYTATKHAITGLTKSTALDGRPFDIACGQIDIGNAATDMTARMSAGVLQANGETAAEPTISAEHIARAVVYMATLPLDANVLSMTVMATKMPLVGRG
- the denD gene encoding D-erythronate dehydrogenase, with amino-acid sequence MHVLILGAAGMVGRKLVNRIAAEPKALGQTIERLTLVDAFQPPVPEALASVSKALTIDLATVGVADKLIEDRPDMIFHLAAIVSGEAEADFDKGYTVNLDGTRALFEAIRQRGLKSAYAPRVIFASSIAVFGTPFPNVIGDEFLTAPLTSYGTQKAITELLLADYSRRGIFDGIGIRLPTICVRPGAPNKAASGFFSNILREPLVGRQAILPVSDTVRHWFASPRSAVGFFVHAATLDTAKVGPRRNLTMPGLSALVSDEIDALRRVGGDKAVALIRREPDPVIERIVSGWATQFDAKRASNLGFKAEQSFDEILRAHIEDELDGRVA